AGCGTGCCTAAATCCCGGCTTCCTGCAGTACACAATTTGGTCCTTCATCTTGCCTATGCTTTGGGCAATTCAAATCCAGGTAAAGCAGCTAAACTATTCCACAAGGTCAGAGATAGTAATCCGTTAGTTCGCATTACTTACTACCCTACGGCGGTATCTCTTGACGCGATGTCAATCTGGAGTGGCCCGAATGCAGAGATTCTCAACAAATTGCGTTTTCAACGCCTGGACAGAACGACAAATGATCACGAACTTTCGCAAGAAGTCCTCGCCGCGCATCTAAATGACAAGCAAGACTTGTTGCGTCAGTATATCGAGGCGAAATTAAAAAAAGAAGAACCTGCGGAAATAGCCCGTGCGATCATGGTTGCGGGGTTCTCGGATCACTGTGAGTTCAATGTCGATGTACTCAACCGCTATCAGGATACAGACGGTTTTATTGGAGATGCACATAACGCAGCACAGTACGCTTATGAACGCAACTCTTGGGCGCGATATTGGTTTGCGAAGATGTGCGAAGTGGATGAGGCCGATGAATTCTGGTGCTTTTCCATTTTGTTCACAAAGATTGTTGACAGAAGATACTATATCTGGCAATCAGAATACACAGAAGAAAATGAACCAATGCAGCTATTCTGGCCCAGTGTCAGAAGCAAGTTGAAGAACCGGTTCGATAGATGGGAGAATCTTCGTAAGGAGAAATTATTCGGAGGTGATGTTCCAAACGAGATTTTTCTTTTTCCTGAAGAGTAGATTCAGAGAATCCTGATCAGGTAAATTTCTGATTGTACTTTGAATATAGGCGTTGGAAAATTTATCTCCGTAGTCCATTTTTCTGCACGATTCGATGTTTGCACGATGCACAAGGCTCTATTGGGGCTCCACTTGCCACTACATACCCATCACTATTCCCACCACTTGGGAGAGCCTTGAATGATTGCTCGTCTCTGGCGTGTCTCTACAACCATCTCGGTACCCGTACAATAGACGCGACGGATGGGATTTTTGGAGACCACGCTACCGAGATATTGACCATCCTCTTGGAACCAACGCAGACGCTTATCCTCAAGCAACCCAAAACCAGTTTGTGCAATGACTATATCAACGACGTTGACACCACCGCCGAAAGTGTCAATAAAGGCGTGAAGCACATTGTCTCGGAGCACATAGAGTTTTGTGTCTGTTAGTAAATAAAGATAATCGCCAGTGTCAACGATCCTGCGAGGTACACTCCCAATATCGTAAACCAGTACGCCCTTTCCCTTCTCATCAACCAGAACAACCCGACCAGAATAGCTGGCGAGATAGACTGAGTTCGAACTCGTAGCGAAACCGGCAGCGTAGATCCAGTCAGCGGAGTCGACAGGTTCGGCGAACTGCAAGATTGTGTCCTCTCCGACAATGAACTCCGTGCTCGGCATAGCAACTTGTGTCCAGTCATCTGTAACCGGCAATTTACAGCCCCAAAGGCCATTGCCATCTATATCCACGCACCAAGCTTTGTCTTCCACTGTGAAGATGTAGCAGTCCGCGTTTTGTGACAGCGAGACGCAACGGATATGGTTCTTGAGTTGATCATCTGGGATATCGCAGTGATTCTTGATGGCAAGGATCTCGGAGTATTCGACAAGGGCGGTCTCCAGATTAGGCTCGAGGTGGTCGTCGTAAGAGTGAATGAGGCAGTCCTGTGACATAGCGATAAGCCCATGACCAAACGGATGAACACTCACACGATAGACGCCATGTAGCAACCCTTTCTTTGCCGCCAATTCACCGACTCGGTCGTAGCGCAGGGCAGCAGCTTCAATTTGATCAAGATCTTTTGCGTGACCACGATCATCAATCATGAAGTGGCCAGAGTTGGTGTAGTGCATCTGGCGAAAAGCGTTGTCTGGGCGCTCTGATAGCGGTATGTTTTCTATCCTCGCAACTTGCCAAGCGGCATCATGAACTTCAAAGTAGTCCCGTAATTCGGGGATAGTTGTTTGCCTATAACCGTCTTCCCAACGGTGCAATTTGCGAGGCGCGCGAGGCAATGGCACATAGCTGAGTGATGAAACATCAATATTACTCAGCTTTGGAGACTTCTGGTGAGTCCGATGCGACCTGACGATTCGCTTCAGAGGTGGCTCAGGAACATCTGGTGAGTCCGATGCCAGGAGCTTATATGTGCGGCCTGCCCTGATGCGAACGATCTTTCCGGCTTTCTCGAGATGTGAGATGAAGTTGGCAACTTTGTAACCATCCTCTTCACCGATTAGTGTTTTGACTTCGGTCTGAAGACAGTGTGGATGTGCCGCAACAGCGTCTATGATAGCTTGAAAAAGATGCCGGTCCTTTTGATGTTGATTGACTTCTTTGATCAACGGTTTAAGTATAGGGAAAGAAGTGACAATTTCTCGCATCCGCGCGAGCCCTTGATCGTCACCGAGAAGGGCAAGAATCATTCCACCTTTATACATCTCAGTAAAGTTAAAATCAATGCCAGAGGAATTGAACTCACTAACGTATTCTTTTAAAAAGTCTGAAATATATTCGAGATTCTGACGCACGAGCCGGCCCGCTTCCTTGTAGTCTCGCTTCGAGACTGCTGTATGCATCTGTGAGAGAGTATCATAGTAAGCATCGCTGACCTTATCCCAAGCCTCCTTATCTGCATCATATTCTAAAATATCGTAAAACTCTAATTCTAGGATTTCCAGCAATTCTTCTTTCGTTCTTTCTTTGCAATTTATCCCGGAGATTTCTTGTATCTCTCCAATCCACCACTCGCCATCTTTTTGGATTTTAGCAGTATAGATTTCTCCGCTGTCCTGATGTTGGATTTTGACAGTATGAATACTTTCCATCTATGACTCCTTTTGTCAAATTTGTTTGAGTTAGGATTAAAACTATTATATTCTGTAACAATTTAATCGTCAAATCAATCATTGATATTAAGCAGGACTTCAGATAAGCTATCACAAATGCTCCATCATAAAACACGGTTAGACAAAAAGCCATTAGGCACAGCGTGCGAGTCCGTCTCGCACTGTACATCCATCTTGCATCCAACACAGCAGGTCACCTTCTTTTATATTTGCACACAAGCGATTTGCGCTGTGCCAGCCCCTCGGCGTTTGAGAGCGGCATTTTTTGCTTACTTTTTGTTGCTGGTGACAAAAAGTAAGTCGTCGAAGACAGAACAAAGAGAAAAAGGTGAAATTATCACCAACACTTTCGACAAGCAACGCAAATTTTCTTAAAGCTGTGTAACATCACTAAATCCGATTTGGGACACCGCCGCACACTGGCTGTGATTGTAACGTTACTGTCTAATTGTCGAATTGAGTTGATTGAGGTCTTTACAGATGAGCGAAGAGACGGAGATATTGATTGTTGGCGGTGGAGCAATCGGTGTTTGCTCGGCTTATTATTTAAATGCTGTGGGTAGAGATGTGGCGCTGGTTGATAAAGGCGATATTTGTTCGGGGTGTTCGTATGGGAATGGGGGGCTTGTTGTGCCGAGTCACAGCATACCACTGTCCGCTCCGGGGGTGGTGTCTCAAAGTCTGAAGTGGATGTTGAATCCAGAGAGTCCGTTTTATATTAAGCCGCGTTTGGACCGGGATTTGATGTCCTGGTTGTGGCATTTTCGCCGTGCGTGTAATGAGAATCATGTTGCGAGGGCTACGCCTGTTATTCGGGCGATGAATATGGCGAGTGTGGCGTTGTTTGAAGAGATGGCAGCGATCAAGGGCATGGATTTTGGGTTTGAGAAGCGGGGGACGATTACGGCATATAGAACTGAGAGGGGGTTGGCAAAGGCGGTTAAGGACGCGCGTTTTTTGTCGTCAGTGGGGGTTGAGACGCGGGTTCTCGATGCGGATGAGATTGCGGCATTAAATCCCGGGGTTCGGATACGGGCGATTGGGGGGATATTTTTTCCCGAGGATGCCCATCTCGTGCCGCACCGCTTTGTGCGCGGGTTGGCGGAGTATGTCGGTGGAAAGGGTGTTCGAATCCATAGGGAGACAGAGGTTCTGGGGTTTGAGATTTCGCGTGGTCGCGTGGTTGCTGTGAAGACGAATCGGGGGGATTTCCAGGCGGAGCACGTTATTTTGGCAGGCGGGTCGTGGTCGCCTGTGATTGCCAGTGATCTTCATATCAATCTGCCTATTCAACCTGCCAAGGGGTATAGTATTACTTTTAAGCGGCCTGATGTTTGTCCGGCTATGCCGTTTTCTCTGGGAGAGGCAAAGGTCGGTATTACGCCTATGGGGGATATGTTGCGGTTTGCGGGTACGCTTGAATTGGCGGGGCTTGATTTTTCGATCAATCAGCGGCGCGTGCAGGCTATTCTCAAGGCTGTGCCCGAGTATTTTCCCGATTTGAGTCCCGATTATCTCGATATGATAGAAATCTGGTGTGGTTTGCGGCCCTGTACGCCTGATGGGGTGCCATTTCTCGGTCGCGCTCCCGGGGTTGAGAATGTGATCGTCGCTGCTGGTCATGCGATGATTGGCATTTCTCTGGGTCCTGTTACCGGAAAGCTGGTGGCAGAATTGATTTCAGATGAAGTGCCTTCTATTGATTTGTCTGTACTGAAAGTGGATCGGTTTGGATAGGCTGTTTTATTTTTTGAGAGGTGAATATGGTGAAGATGTTGCTGCGAGATGTTGCGATGTCCGATCTGGCGGAGATTTACGAGCGAAATGCAGATCGGTCACCTGCGCCGTATCTCAAGGATGCAGAGGCGGTGGAGCGGGCGAGGGGGTTGGCGAAGAAGAATGGGGTGTGGGATGATTTGAGCGAGAATCTGGACGGGAGCCGGGATATTCCCGTGTTGAAGCGGTCGGCTTTTCGCAATTATCAGCGGGTTGGAGATCGCAATTTGCCACAGGCTGTGGCGGGCAATCGCAGGCGCGAGTTGGAGCGGGCAGCGATGGCTTTGTGGCTGGGACATCCCAATGCCGATGTGGATTATTTGCAGGATTTGCTCTGGGCGTATTGCGACGATTATACCTGGGTGATGGCTGCACACGAAGGTCGAGCTATTGATCTGGGATCGGCTGCGTTAGGTGCTGCGTTTGCAGAAATTTTACATGTTCTGGGTGATCAACTGGAAGAAGAAGTGGTAGCGCGCGTTTCGCGGAAGATTGAGGAGCATATTTTTGAGCCGTTCTGGAATTATAGGCATCTGGATTTCTGGAAGACCGTGCGGATGAATTGGAATCACGTTTGCAATGGCGAGATTATCCGCGCCGCGCTGTATCAGATTGAGGATCCCGTGGTGCTGGCGCATATGACCCACGCGGCGATTGTGAATTTGACGTATGCGATAGATGGGTTTACGGATGATGGCGGGTGCGAAGAGGGGCCGGGGTATTGGGAATACGGTTTTGGGCATTTTTTGTACGTTGCCTATGCACTGTATTTGAAGACCAATGGGGAATTGAATTTGATGGTGGATGAGACCGGTAAAATTCATCGGATATGCCAGTACCCGCTCGCGGCGCATATTCAGGGCGCGTTGCGCTCGACGTTTGCGGATTCGAGCCACGGATATACGGGTGCGCGGTCTGCTATGATTGTCAATGCGTTTTTTGATATGCCCGAATTGTACGCTCTGTGCGATAAGCATTCGGATCATACGTTGAAGGTGCGGGATATGCACAGTTTGGCGATGTATTCCGGGTTTGAGGTGGAGATAGAGGCGGATGATAAAGATTATGTTTTGTCCGATTTGGGACAGGCGAAGTTGCGAGGGGTGCCCGGGAAAGATCAGTTGACGCTGATGTGTCTGGCGGGGAATAATGGGGTGCCTCACAACCACAACGATATCGGCAGTTTTATTGTGCATCGCGGGGGCGCACTCTGGTTGACGGATCCTGCGGGTCCTGCTTATAGTCGAAAAACTTTTGGTCCAGATCGCTACGATATTCTGTTTTGCAATGCGCTGGGCCATTCTGTGCCCGTGATCAATGGGCAGTTGCAGCAGCCCGGCGGGGAGTATTTCGGTACGCTGGAGGTAGAGAATTTGAATGGTGAGGGCGAAAAACGCGCGGTGATAGATATGACACACGCGTATCCCGAAGGTACGGTGAAGAGTCTGACGCGCACCTTTGTGCTGGATGGGAATATGCTGATGATGGAAGATCTCTATGTGTTTGACGGTGTGCCGCAGACGCTTGAGGAGGGGTTTATTACGTTTGAGGATGTACAAGTTGACGGGAATTTGGTTCAGATTGGTCCCGAAGGCGAGGGTATTACACTTTCGGCAGTGGATACACCGGGTGCGTTTTCGGTCAAGCGGTTTGAAGAGGAATCAAAAGAGGGGCGCACTGATGAGGTAGTCACGCGCGTGATTTTTACACCGAAAGAACTATCGCAAAACTTCTGTTTGCGGTTCGCAATAGGGTGAGTTTCTGGGAGGATTCAGTTATGTATAGAGCTTCTTATGATGGTAGTAATAAGAAGGTGATGTGGCAGGAGATGTGGCGGCACGAGTTTGAGGACGCTTTGGAGCGCGATCCCGTGGTGATTGTTCCGGTGGGGTCTGTGGAGCAGCACGGGCCACATTGTCCGATGGATGTGGATATTTCGGCGCCGTTCTATATGGCGGTGGCTGTTGCCCAGAGTGTGGATGATTTCCCTGTGATTGTTGCGCCGCCGGTGTGGTCGGGGTTTACGCATTATAACATGGGATTTCCCGGTACGATTAATTTGCGTTTGGAGACGTTTCAGAATTTGCTGGCAGATATTTTTCGCAGTATTTATGCGAACGGATTCAAGCGGATCATTTCCGTGAATGGACACGGGGGCAATGCGGCGCCCTGTCGCGCTGTTTCGTGGCAGGTGGCAGAGGAGAATATTTTTACGCTGTCATTTAGCTGGTGGGATATGGTGGATAAGGAGTTGCGGGAGTGGAGTGCGACAAATGAAGGCGTGGGACACGCCGGGGAGTGGGAGACGGCTGTGCAGCTTCATTTGCGCGAACATCTCGTTGATAAGAGCCGTATTGATAGCGATTTGACGGGGACGAGGCCGTTTAGTGATGATCTGTCGTTTGCGGAGTTTGCCGAGCGGAGGCGCGATACGAAAAAGGATACGGGTATTATGGGCGATGCGTTTGTTGCGAGCGCGGAAAAGGGTGCGCGTATTTTTGAACTGGCATGTGAACGTCTGGAAAAGCTGGTGCGCGAGTATCACGAGTTGCCCGTGCGCGAATACCGCGAGTTTGGGTCTCACTGTATTTGAAAGAGGGGGTACGACGATGTCAGAGCTAAGAGTGGGGATTATCGGTGCGGGGGGTCACGCACAGAGCCACTTCAGGATGATCCAGGACGAGCCGGAAATGGCGTTGGTTGCGGTTGCAGACCTGGATCCAGAAAGATTGGCGCACACGCGAGAAACGCACGGGGTGACGTCCCTTTTTACGGATTACCGGGAGATGATCGAGAAGGTGCAATTGGACGTGGTCTATGTTGTGACCTTTCCGGGGCCACTGCCCGACATTGTGATCGACTGTCTGGAGGCCGGGCTGCACACTTCGGTAGAGAAGCCGCCGGGGATCAGTTCGGATCAGACCCGACGGATGATGGAGGCCGAACAGCGATCCAGTGCCAGAGCGATTGTCTCGGTGAACAGGCGGTACATTCCAGAAGTGCTGGCGATTCGGGCCATGCTGCAAGATCGAGGCGGACCCGTTCACGTGGCGGCGACGTACAACAAGCCGCATATTGGGGACAAGGTCCGGGATGTCGGGCATCTTATCCGATTGGACGCGATCCATCATGTGGATCTGTTGCGGTGGCTGGCAGGTGACGCCATTGAGGTTTACTCAGAGGCGTGGTCTGCGCCTTCCCACCCTGCCGAGATGCGCCACAATGCCGTGATTAAGTTCGAAAGTGGCTGCCGGGGCGTGATGATGAGCCACTACGCTGTTGGATACCGCATTCAGCGGTTTGAAGCGCATGCGGAGGACTTCAGCGCGTATGTGGATCTCACGAGTGGCCCCAGATGTGAGATCTATGCAGACGGAGAGCCGTTTGAGGGCGAATTGGATCTGGAATTGGTCGGTGGTCCCGACTTTAACGAGACCCGGCATTTCGTGGCGTGCATACAAAACGATACGCAGCCGTGGAGCACGCTTGAGGATGCGATCAAGACGATGAGGTTGTGCGAAGCGATTGAGGCGGGCCATAAAGGTCAATTGGAATGATTTTTTGGGTTTGGATCGCGGTAAAGATTCCCATTATATAAGGAGATTTATCATGCGTCGCTTTACGCGTACACCTTACTATAGCGGGCCGGATGATCCGGCTATTGGCGAGGTGCGGGGTACGCTTGCCCTGGGTGAGACAGTGGTTATTGAGACGGTCGGCGGGGCTGATAATGATTTTGAGGCTGCTGGTGAGACCCGTGCGGGGATGATTACTTCTGGGGAAAGCCACCGCCGTTATGCCCGTCGTGGTGGTCCTTTTCGCATTGAGGGGATTGCGCCCGATGACTGGGTCGCTATTGAGATTATCGCTATTGAGGTGGGTCCCTACGGTTTTTATCGCAATGGGGGTCCCAACTGGGGCAACTGGCGTTGTGTGGCGCCTGTGCGGGATGGGTTGATCCACTTTCCGCCGGATTTTGTGGTGCCGGTGCGCCCTATGGTTGGTGTGGTTCAGCTCGAACCGTGGGCGGCTCATTCGATTGACCACGGCGGCAATATGGATTTTAATGCGATTCAGCCGGGCAGTACTGTGCATATTCGCGCCCAAAAGCCCGGGGGGTTGCTCTCTTTGGGCGATGTCCATGCACGGATGGGCGATGGCGAGTTGACAGGTGCGGGTGTGGAGATCGATGCGGCGATTACCATAAAGGTGGATCGCTCTCCCGGGTTTCCCAATAGCAGTCCGGTGGTGGAGACGACTACGGTGGTAGAGGCCGCTGAGGAGTATCTGACGAGTGCTCGGGCGGCTGAATGGGGTGAGGCTCTCAGGCTGGCATGGCTGGAGATGGTGGCGCTGATTATTGATCGCTACGATACGACGTACGAATACGCCAATATGATTGTGGGCACGATTGGCGATGCGCGGCCCGGCTATGCTACGGGCTATATGGGCGGTTATGTTACGTGTCAGATTGCAGTGACTAAGGAATTGCGGCGCACCGGAGTGCCGTATGAGGCGTAGGGGTTTTGAGGTTTACAACATTTATGAAAGGATTTGCTATGTTTTTGTACGGGATTCGCAATGCGAGTCTGAATATGGATTGGGGAAGAGATGCTTTTGCCACAGCAGGGGATATTGGGTTTGATGGGGTGGAGATTGTGCTGCGAGAGGAAGAGCGGTTGGATTGGCTTTTGAGTGCGGCGGGTCGGGAGGAGGTTGGACGATGGGTTGAGGAGACGGGCGCGCAAGCGTGTTCGATCAGTTTTGCCCTGTTTCGAGAATACAAGGGGAATGAGGAAGATGAGGCTGTGCGCGATCGCGTGGTGGGTCTTGTGCAAAAGGGGATTCGCGCGTGTAAGGGGATGGGGGGTGTCGGTATTTTGCTTCCGTATTTCGATGGGGAGAATCTCGATATGTCGAGCGCGCATGCAGAATTGTTGATTGAGGACATGAAGCGATGCGCCCCTGTCGCAGAAGATGAAGGTATTAAGGTTGCTCTGGAGACGAGTTTTTCACCGGGGTTATTGAGAACGATTTGCGATGGCGTGGGGTCTGAGATGGTGGGGGTGTATCAAGATACGGCTAATGCGCTGCAATACGGGTACGATTCGGTCGATATGCTCGTTGATTTATCTGAACACACACAATTGATTCATATTAAAGATACGCGGCGTTCTGATCTGGGCGAGGGCGATGTGGATTTTCCCGCGTGTCGAGATGCGATTGCACAGATCGGTTATGAGGGGTGGCTGATTTTTGAAACGCCAGGGGGGGATGACCCTGTGGCATCGGGTAAGAAGAATTTGGCGTTTGCAAAAGAGATGTTTGGGTAGGCTGGCAGAGGGTGAGGGAATCGAACCCTATGCGGTTGCCCGCACCACCGACCAATGTCAGGCGGCCCACCTTGAACCGTTCACCCCCTACCTATTTTGACAAAGCTGCGTGTTTAAGGGTTTCTCCCAGATGTGAGGTTGGGGCGCATTTCACCCAGGGATTGTTCACCGGGTTGGATATATTCTACGGCTGGGCTTTCGACACGCCCATAGGCATTCCACACTTTGAATCCGAGTAAAGAGAGAAGGTCGGGCGATGCCTCGGCGAGGACTTCGGGCGCTGTGCCTATGGTAAAATTTTCCTGTGGACGGAATTGGGGTCCGCAGAATGTGGTGAGTATGGCCCAGCGCAGTTGATCGCTTATATTGGCTCCCGTGCCGTGCCAGATGCGTCCGTCGAGGAATCCAACTGTGCCGGCTGGACCTTCGAGGGCAACTGTTTCGATGGTGTTGTCGTCGGGATTGTCCGGGCGTCGTCCCCACAGGTGGCTGCCGGGGACGATGCGGGTGCCGCCGTTTTCTGCGGTGAAGTCGCCGATCATCCATACTACGTTGATGACGACGCGGGGCCAGATGGATGCGGTATGGGATTCATCGGTTTGCTCGCGGCTGATAGAGCCTGCGGGTAAATGCGTTCGGTCTGCGCGCGTTGGCATGGGCATCCACCACTGGTCTGTGTGCAGGCGCATGGGAACGCCGCCGGGTTTGGCGATGTTGGCCGAATGGCTCGATAGCAGATAATCATTGCCCAGTGCGTGATCCACGATGTCGCGGACCTCTGAGTGTAATAGCATGTCTTGAAATACTCGACCTTTGTTGATCAGCATCCACACGCGCTGGTTGACGCCTCCTGCCGATTGTGTAAACGCCCCCGCGCGTACCTGTCCTGTTTTATTTCGAAAATCCCCCCAGTTCTGTTTTGCTCCCCCGTCTTCAAATGCAAGCCCGCGTTGTTTTTCGGCTATGGCCTGTTCTTTTAGACGGGTTTTTATTTTTGAGAGATCTTCCGTATTGAGCGCGTTGGCGAGTAGGCCATAACCGTAGGTGTCGAGTTGTGTTTTGACCTGTGTGAGGTCTTCGGTCGGTTGTGGAAGTTCAGACATGCGTATTCCTCAGATTTGGATAGTCGATATTATCGGGGCAAAATGCCATACTGGCGCAGGGTGCTTTCCAGTGTTGGCCTACTAAGGCGAATGCGGTCGTCGTTTAATAAATAGGAGAAGACGTAGCCGAGGCCGAGCATAAAAATTCCGATCAAGAAGCAATATATGACTGCGCGGTCGGGGTATTGGTCTTTCAGGTACCCCACGTAGAGCGGTCCAAAGATTCCCGCTGCTGCCCAGGCGGTTAGTATTGCTCCGTAGATTGTGGACATTTTTTTGCTGCCAAAAACGTCGAGAACAAAAGATGGCATTGTGGCAAAGCCGCCGCCAAAGCACAACAATACATAACAGACGAGTGCGGAAAAGATCCAGGGGTTGCGCTCTGTCATCAAGATGCCGAAGACGATCATCTGGCTGGCGAGTAAGATTCTGAAGACGCCAACGCGACCTATGCGATCCGATAGCAATCCCCAGAAGAGCCGCCCCACGCCGTTGCACAGGGAACTGACGGCGATGAGCGTGGCGCCATATTCGGCGAGCGTCATCGGTTCCAGAGATGGATCCGCGAATCCCCAAACTTCTTGCAGGAGTTCCGACTGGAAACTGATGACCGAGATGCCCGCGGCGATGTTGAAAAAAAATACGATCCACATGAGGAGAAATTCAGAAGACCGCAGATAGGGCGCAACGGTGTCTTCAAATTCCATGGGGTCATCGTCAGCAGCGGCGGGTACAACTGCGGCTTTGGGATCGCTCAACACAAAGCTGGAGGGCAAGAGGATACAGGCAAATACAATGCCGAGCCACAAGAAGACAAGGGTTAGATCCGATTCTGTTCGCAGTACGAGAAAGGGTGCCAAAATTTTGCTCAAGAGAAATGCACCCACGCCAAATCCCATCACGACGATGCCTGTCACCAGACCCTTGCGATCTGGAAACCACTTTGCCGCGGTTGCAACTGGCGTTACATAGCCAAGCCCAATTCCCGCACCGCCGATAACGCCGTATCCCAGGTAAAAGAGCGGGATAAAGTCCAGATGAAGGGCGAGGCTTGCAATCATATAGCCGCCGGAAAACATGATGCTGCCCGCGACTGCGAGTTTGCGAGGTCCGAATCGCGGCAGCGTCGCGCCTGCCCAGGCTGCGGATGTGCCGAGTGAAAAGATGGCGATGCTAAAGGCCCATGCGGTTTCTGTGAATGTCCAGCCGAGTTGCCTGACCAGGAGCGTTTGAAAGAAGCTCCACGCGTACACGGTGCCGAAACAGAGTTGCAGGAGCGTGCATAAGAGCGCGATGACTGATCGCGGGATCTGTATTTCTCGGTTTGGCATTTTTATGTGTCCGATTGATCGCTTTTTTCACCTTTGGAAAGATAGAAGAAGAGGTTGGCGAGGTGTCCGACCTCGTCGTCACGCGATAGCAGTTTGTCGTCCGAGGCTCCATCTTCACCGCGCGCGCGACCCACTGCATAAGCGAGGAGATCGCCGAGGGGATTAGCCGCGAGGTTGACGAGCCATATCGCAGCAAAGAAGCCTACCACGAGTATGATGCAGATGAGATAGACCTGCCTTCCGATTGCCCGTTGTATTTTGAGCGCAATCAGTCCCGTGTCCATGCCCACGTGAACGGTGCCGGCAATGCCCGCCAGAATTGGACTGCCAACTTCTACGAAGTCACCCATTCCGGGCAGGTTGCGTTCTATGGCTTCTGTCTTAAATGGGTCGTCCGCTCGAATGACTTCGGGAATGCCAGGCACGAATGTGTGGGCGAGAAATTCACCTGATTCATCTGTAATATAGATGTATTTGATGCTCTGGATTTCGACGAATTGATCAATGAGCGACTGCAGAGCTGCGAGATCCCGATTTAAGAGAATATCGACACTGGAGTCGGCGATGGTCTTCGCGATGTTCTTGCTGTTGTTTTCGTATTCCTCCGACAAGTGTGTATCGACCGTATAAATACACAGGGCGGATGTTGACAGGCTGATCATACCAAATAGCGCGAAGATGCCGAACCGCGTTTTTTGAAAGAGTTTTTTGATTTTCATTTTGTGCCAAACCTGTCTTCCCAGTTATCCAGCGTGACAAAACGGTCGTTTTCGACAATGGTGTAATAGACTCGTTGTAGTCCCTGTCGTCGATCTGGACCAAAAGAGACCTGTTCGCCGATGCCCAGATCAAAATCTCGAATGCTGAAGACCGCGTCTTCGAGCTGGCTTCGCTGCGGGTCGTCGCCGAGACGGCGCAGAATTTCAACCATTAATTTGGCGTTGAGAAATCCCTCGAGGCTGACAAAGCTCTGCGCGAAAGGGGTGTAGTCTTCTTTCACCAATTCTTCGGGTGGCTGAGGGGCGTATTGTTGCATCAATTCGCGGTACTCCTGGACCGCTGGCGTGGATGTTTCTTCATAACTGGGCACGACCTGGGAGTTTACGAGCAGTTGCGTATATGACTCGCTGTTGTCCTGTCCTTCGGTGAGGAGTTTCAAGAGGTTTTCGCTTCCAACAAAGGATAGGTTGGCAATTGGAACGCGCAGGCCGAGGTTGACGGCGTCGCGCGCAAAGGCCGCACAAGCTGCGTAGGCTCCGATGCAGATCACAGCTTTCGGGTCTGATGCTTTTAGTATTTCGACCTGTTTTCGCATGCTGCCGGTGAATTTTTCTCCG
This DNA window, taken from Gemmatimonadota bacterium, encodes the following:
- a CDS encoding heparinase II/III family protein; translation: MVKMLLRDVAMSDLAEIYERNADRSPAPYLKDAEAVERARGLAKKNGVWDDLSENLDGSRDIPVLKRSAFRNYQRVGDRNLPQAVAGNRRRELERAAMALWLGHPNADVDYLQDLLWAYCDDYTWVMAAHEGRAIDLGSAALGAAFAEILHVLGDQLEEEVVARVSRKIEEHIFEPFWNYRHLDFWKTVRMNWNHVCNGEIIRAALYQIEDPVVLAHMTHAAIVNLTYAIDGFTDDGGCEEGPGYWEYGFGHFLYVAYALYLKTNGELNLMVDETGKIHRICQYPLAAHIQGALRSTFADSSHGYTGARSAMIVNAFFDMPELYALCDKHSDHTLKVRDMHSLAMYSGFEVEIEADDKDYVLSDLGQAKLRGVPGKDQLTLMCLAGNNGVPHNHNDIGSFIVHRGGALWLTDPAGPAYSRKTFGPDRYDILFCNALGHSVPVINGQLQQPGGEYFGTLEVENLNGEGEKRAVIDMTHAYPEGTVKSLTRTFVLDGNMLMMEDLYVFDGVPQTLEEGFITFEDVQVDGNLVQIGPEGEGITLSAVDTPGAFSVKRFEEESKEGRTDEVVTRVIFTPKELSQNFCLRFAIG
- a CDS encoding FAD-dependent oxidoreductase; translated protein: MSEETEILIVGGGAIGVCSAYYLNAVGRDVALVDKGDICSGCSYGNGGLVVPSHSIPLSAPGVVSQSLKWMLNPESPFYIKPRLDRDLMSWLWHFRRACNENHVARATPVIRAMNMASVALFEEMAAIKGMDFGFEKRGTITAYRTERGLAKAVKDARFLSSVGVETRVLDADEIAALNPGVRIRAIGGIFFPEDAHLVPHRFVRGLAEYVGGKGVRIHRETEVLGFEISRGRVVAVKTNRGDFQAEHVILAGGSWSPVIASDLHINLPIQPAKGYSITFKRPDVCPAMPFSLGEAKVGITPMGDMLRFAGTLELAGLDFSINQRRVQAILKAVPEYFPDLSPDYLDMIEIWCGLRPCTPDGVPFLGRAPGVENVIVAAGHAMIGISLGPVTGKLVAELISDEVPSIDLSVLKVDRFG
- a CDS encoding Gfo/Idh/MocA family oxidoreductase, coding for MSELRVGIIGAGGHAQSHFRMIQDEPEMALVAVADLDPERLAHTRETHGVTSLFTDYREMIEKVQLDVVYVVTFPGPLPDIVIDCLEAGLHTSVEKPPGISSDQTRRMMEAEQRSSARAIVSVNRRYIPEVLAIRAMLQDRGGPVHVAATYNKPHIGDKVRDVGHLIRLDAIHHVDLLRWLAGDAIEVYSEAWSAPSHPAEMRHNAVIKFESGCRGVMMSHYAVGYRIQRFEAHAEDFSAYVDLTSGPRCEIYADGEPFEGELDLELVGGPDFNETRHFVACIQNDTQPWSTLEDAIKTMRLCEAIEAGHKGQLE
- a CDS encoding creatininase family protein; this translates as MYRASYDGSNKKVMWQEMWRHEFEDALERDPVVIVPVGSVEQHGPHCPMDVDISAPFYMAVAVAQSVDDFPVIVAPPVWSGFTHYNMGFPGTINLRLETFQNLLADIFRSIYANGFKRIISVNGHGGNAAPCRAVSWQVAEENIFTLSFSWWDMVDKELREWSATNEGVGHAGEWETAVQLHLREHLVDKSRIDSDLTGTRPFSDDLSFAEFAERRRDTKKDTGIMGDAFVASAEKGARIFELACERLEKLVREYHELPVREYREFGSHCI
- a CDS encoding acetamidase/formamidase family protein, with translation MRRFTRTPYYSGPDDPAIGEVRGTLALGETVVIETVGGADNDFEAAGETRAGMITSGESHRRYARRGGPFRIEGIAPDDWVAIEIIAIEVGPYGFYRNGGPNWGNWRCVAPVRDGLIHFPPDFVVPVRPMVGVVQLEPWAAHSIDHGGNMDFNAIQPGSTVHIRAQKPGGLLSLGDVHARMGDGELTGAGVEIDAAITIKVDRSPGFPNSSPVVETTTVVEAAEEYLTSARAAEWGEALRLAWLEMVALIIDRYDTTYEYANMIVGTIGDARPGYATGYMGGYVTCQIAVTKELRRTGVPYEA